Proteins co-encoded in one Arachis hypogaea cultivar Tifrunner chromosome 11, arahy.Tifrunner.gnm2.J5K5, whole genome shotgun sequence genomic window:
- the LOC112721291 gene encoding uncharacterized protein encodes MAQSKHIDKVLDRHSDETIANNRLRLKTSINAIRWLAFQACAFRGDDEKCSYVVLENAPGNAEYISPSVQKDILHIFARKVRATIREKIGDSKFCIIIDEVKDESKREQMSVVLRFVDKHGCVQERFFDLIHVSDTCSLTLKTKISSVLSRHNLDVQNLRGQGYDGTSNMRGEWNGLQALFLKDCPFAYYIHCLAHRLQLALVSAAKEVCSGLNQIDTLQRTGDTRWGSHLNSVRSLLCMFDATCEVLEKSTEEGNFSTRGDASAAYDAITSFELVFVLHLMINILEVSHDLCQALQRKNQDILNALTLVSTTKTLIQRMRESSREAFIKEVILFCEKHKVEVPDMNALHILRRGRTRKIVDQISVEHHYRVNLFLAVIDTQLQELNGRFNDNMVELLTLSSTLDPRDNYNFFSVNKVCELVEQFYPGDFSDQEKFHIRMQAQHYELDVPNHVELTNLCTISELCQGLTKTEKSLTYPLIDRLIRLIPMQIEMSSCLQL; translated from the exons ATGGCTCAATCTAAGCATATAGACAAAGTTCTTGATAGGCATAGTGATGAAACTATTGCAAATAACCGTTTAAGGTTGAAGACATCTATTAATGCTATTCGATGGCTTGCATTTCAAGCATGTGCATTTAGAGGCGATGATGAAA AATGTTCATATGTTGTCCTTGAAAATGCTCCTGGAAATGCTGAATATATATCTCCCAGTGTTCAAAAAGATATATTGCATATCTTTGCTAGAAAAGTGCGTGCAACAATTCGAGAAAAAATTGGTGattctaaattttgtataattattgatGAAGTAAAAGATGAGTCAAAGCGAGAACAAATGTCTGTGGTTTTGAGATTTGTAGACAAGCACGGTTGTGTTCAAGAAAGATTTTTTGATCTTATACATGTTTCTGATACATGTTCTTTGACATTGAAAACAAAAATTTCATCAGTTCTTTCTCGTCATAATCTTGATGTCCAAAATCTTAGGGGACAAGGGTACGATGGAACTAGTAATATGCGTGGTGAatggaatggattgcaagctctaTTTTTGAAAGATTGCCCTTTTGCTTATTACATTCATTGTCTTGCTCATCGATTACAATTAGCACTTGTTTCTGCAGCCAAAGAAGTTT GTAGTGGACTTAATCAAATTGATACTTTGCAAAGAACTGGAGATACTAGATGGGGGTCTCATTTGAATTCTGTACGTAGCTTGTTATGCATGTTTGATGCTACTTGTGAAGTTCTTGAAAAAAGCACCGAAGAAGGTAATTTCTCCACTCGTGGTGATGCTAGTGCTGCTTATGATGCTATCACATCCTTTGAACTTGTCTTTGTTTTGCATTTGATGATAAATATTTTGGAAGTTAGTCATGATCTTTGTCAAGCTTTGCAACGAAAAAATCAAGACATATTAAATGCTTTAACTCTGGTTTCTACTACGAAGACTTTAATCCAAAGAATGAGAGAATCAAGTCGGGAGGCTTTCATAAAAGAAGTTATATTATTTTGTGAGAAACATAAAGTTGAAGTTCCTGATATGAATGCATTGCATATTCTTAGAAGAGGCCGGACTCGCAAAATTGTTGATCAAATTTCAGTAGAGCATCATTATCGTGTTAATTTGTTTCTGGCTGTAATTGATACACAATTACAAGAGCTTAATGGAAGATTCAATGATAATATGGTGGAATTGCTTACTTTAAGTTCAACTTTAGATCCCAGAGATAATTATAATTTCTTCAGTGTCAACAAAGTATGTGAATTAGTAGAACAGTTTTATCCAGGTGACTTCAGTGACCAAGAGAAATTTCACATTAGAATGCAAGCtcaacattatgaacttgatgttCCTAATCATGTTGAATTAACTAATTTGTGCACAATTTCGGAGTTATGTCAAGGATTAACGAAGACAGAAAAGTCTTTGACATATCCTTTGATTGATCGTTTGATTCGCTTG ATTCCAATGCAAATAGAGATGTCATCATGTCTGCAACTCTAA
- the LOC112723866 gene encoding expansin-like B1, whose protein sequence is MELSFMHKLGVVCLILLVLNSAVCCFADSYRKSRASYYNTPDGYGNPWGACGYGEYGRTVNGGNVAAVSGDIWKGGSGCGACYQIRCKIAQYCDEDGTRVVVTDYGEGDRTEFIMSEHAFSNLARDSAASAKLMKYGVVDIEYKRVSCKYSNRNVLVKIHEKSNNPYYFAILLLNVGGKCDVAAVQLWQEDYKEWSPLRRVYGTVFDYENPPSGKITLRFQMDCGERLVWVHPKKPIPSDWNAGEAYDTGLQF, encoded by the exons aTGGAGCTTAGTTTTATGCACAAACTTGGGGTTGTTTGTCTCATATTATTGGTCTTAAATAGTGCAGTGTGCTGTTTTGCGGATTCATATAGGAAATCAAGAGCATCTTATTACAATACCCCTGATGGCTACGGGAATCCAT GGGGAGCTTGTGGCTATGGCGAGTACGGAAGGACTGTCAACGGTGGCAATGTTGCGGCCGTGTCCGGTGATATTTGGAAAGGTGGAAGTGGTTGCGGCGCATGCTATCAG ATTCGGTGTAAAATAGCACAATATTGTGACGAAGATGGAACACGTGTAGTAGTAACAGATTACGGTGAAGGAGACAGAACAGAGTTCATAATGAGCGAACATGCATTCTCAAATTTGGCACGTGACTCAGCTGCTTCTGCAAAGTTGATGAAATATGGTGTTGTGGACATTGAATACAAGAGGGTCTCTTGTAAATACTCTAACCGCAATGTTCTTGTTAAGATCCATGAAAAGAGCAATAATCCTTATTACTTTGCTATCTTGCTTCTCAATGTTGGTGGAAAATGTGATGTTGCTGCTGTTCAGTTGTGGCAG GAAGATTACAAAGAATGGAGTCCACTGCGAAGGGTGTATGGAACAGTTTTTGATTATGAGAACCCACCAAGTGGTAAAATCACCTTAAGGTTCCAAATGGATTGTGGTGAAAGGCTTGTTTGGGTGCATCCCAAGAAACCTATCCCCAGTGATTGGAATGCTGGGGAAGCATATGACACTGGCCTTCAGTTCTAA
- the LOC112720752 gene encoding uncharacterized protein: MDQQNQNNTPDGSGDVPLKRKRGRPRKYPRPDSEDGSYISHSYRQKLNSVSGEPAVVHPGYQGAKGNQHFQRNQENDAMIGQAVSGVIEAVFDAGYLLSVRVGDSDTTLRGLVFKPGRYVPISSENDVAPGVPMIRRDEVPIPSGTAQFQNLLPKERNEQHANINRNEIHAMNGSPSLPLVPRPATGSSNSVVTVGKSVPTVAGQTTTQISGHNIVPALLQPANFSNGLPVSTPPSQVMAQVSVGNGARVTKEIPAADGNQALTSQTGQNILSSSMQYEAVPHHQSSNLPNEELKSMSVPNAPFEQLVTEVVKRIESPSDAMDIDTDNSKSGDKTQLKEPSCRQEEKVNDMNQPVLIKPLQAVQSHPQKNSASAPQPSDFTKTGKMTELLQMLQENKPENQASKAAELYQLDGVSNLGTGLGDGTTVQSTKPLI, translated from the exons ATGGACcagcaaaaccaaaataacactcCAGATGGTTCTGGCGATGTGCCTTTGAAGCGCAAACGTGGTCGTCCAAGGAAGTACCCACGACCAGATTCAGAAGACGGTTCCTATATTTCACATAGTTACAGGCAAAAGCTGAATTCTGTCAGTGGTGAGCCAGCGGTAGTACATCCTGGATATCAAGGGGCTAAGGGAAATCAACACTTTCAAAGGAATCAAGAAAATGATGCCATGATTGGCCAGGCAGTTTCCGGTGTAATTGAGGCAGTATTTGATGCTGGATATCTGCTCAGTGTAAGAGTTGGTGATTCTGATACTACTTTGAGGGGACTAGTCTTCAAGCCTGGACGATACGTTCCTATCTCTTCTGAAAATGATGTTGCTCCAGGTGTTCCAATGATCCGAAGAGATGAGGTTCCCATCCCTTCTGGAACTGCTCAGTTTCAGAATCTTCTCCCAAAGGAAAGGAATGAACAGCATGCAAACATTAATAGAAATGAAATTCATGCAATGAATGGGTCACCGTCACTCCCTCTTGTACCTAGACCGGCAACTGGTTCTAGTAATTCGGTTGTCACCGTAGGAAAGAGTGTCCCTACTGTGGCAGGTCAAACTACTACTCAAATATCCGGTCATAATATAGTCCCTGCTTTACTCCAACCTGCCAATTTTTCAAATGGGTTGCCAGTTTCAACTCCACCGTCTCAAGTTATGGCCCAAGTTTCTGTAGGAAATGGAGCACGTGTTACCAAAGAAATTCCAGCAGCAGATGGAAATCAAGCACTTACCTCTCAAACTGGCCAGAACATCTTGTCGAGCAGCATGCAATATGAAGCCGTTCCACACCATCAGTCTTCTAATCTGCCAAATGAAGAACTGAAATCAATGAGTGTGCCTAACGCACCCTTTGAGCAGTTGGTCACTGAGGTTGTCAAGAGGATCGAAAGTCCATCAGATGCCATGGATATTGACACTGACAACAGTAAGTCAGGTGACAAGACGCAACTGAAGGAACCAAGCTGTAGACAAGAAGAAAAAGTCAATGACATGAATCAACCCGTTTTAATTAAGCCTCTACAAGCTGTACAATCTCATCCTCAGAAAAATTCCGCATCTGCTCCCCAACCTTCTGACTTTACCAAGACTGGCAAAATGACCGAGTTATTGCAG ATGTTGCAGGAGAACAAACCGGAGAATCAGGCATCCAAAGCAGCAGAGCTATACCAATTGGATGGTGTAAGTAATTTGGGAACCGGACTCGGAGATGGAACAACTGTTCAATCAACAAAAcctttaatttaa